One window of the Bombus pyrosoma isolate SC7728 linkage group LG5, ASM1482585v1, whole genome shotgun sequence genome contains the following:
- the LOC122567513 gene encoding papilin isoform X2 produces the protein MRRRSTRSSVLLIFIIGLCLHDVFAKHHHIKLRHERHRRQHGESYLPSSFVLDTDEPEQGTWGPWSTPSSCSRSCGGGVAHQTRQCLDIDDNGYNRCSGASRRFFSCNIQECPGEPKDFRAEQCAEFNNVPFEGIHYDWIPYTGGPNKCELNCMPRGERFFYRHKQMVIDGTPCEIEKNDVCVGGKCMHVGCDMMLGSDVKEDACRECGGDGSNCNTVSGLFDTDDLQVGYIDIILIPQAATNVIIKEIKPSNNYLAIRNTSGSYYLNGNWRIDFPRSLKFAGTIFHYSRDPQGFSAPDTITALGPTSEPIYVVLLYQDHNVGVHYEYSVPKRISQQNDADSYTWITDEFSSCSATCGGGYQSRRVACVRRRDRQPVDESLCDPQMEPDTTDACNVDPCPPVWVEGEWGPCSKHCGEGGEQSRGIKCEQVISGGIPTVVDDSQCLEKVGPKGPTKQECNKNVTCPQFHVGPWKPCDHLCGPGKQTRKVTCYMKVNGKIQLLKDQACEGEVPKSEKPCELRPCAGLDWVTSDWSGCDDKCGLTEETRTTYCATQDGTVYPDEKCDAEKKPELTRDCEAEKDCEFLWFASQWSDCSAKCGSGVQTRKVFCGTFDDETVKKVPDEKCDADKKFNETKNCTAKEECKGEWFAGPWSKCSKPCGGGTMNRKVICMKANMTVTLSNCDSNTIIFSMENCNNQACEEDEVIPMQPEKIPDLTEEDEECEVYEDENFVTVSSSLTPSDKSSKMLDLTEATPLSSPDMGDTTGSDIYDKMQGDAGYTRGDISPGEMETGEGSGTDFTDIYTYTSGFESTFEGSGTNEVTEDGELFATEFGMTEIGVTEEIESTMDSTDESTVESMTESDGTDMTTESGATEETTTGSSDETTEMLESTESGPTEATESTESGPTTSSSETESTVTEQTISIEMTPTEESAVTFETTSEVEETGMTGETTESGATEESTESGSTEPTMSTESGATEETTESGVTTESTPIEITESTESGATTESGATTEPGATTESGATTESGATTETGATTESGATTESGATTEPGATEITESTESGATEVTESTESGATTESGATTESGATTESGATTESGATTESGTTIESGATTESGATTESGATTESGATTESGATTESTESGATTETTESGPTETTESGMTTESGMTTEPGKTTTEQTTVSGETTESGATTESGETTESGATTESGETTVSGVTDTTVSGLTPVTEEAKSEVTEKIDRLYGFWTTIGPEETTRKHRVCKVLRKKTCKASPFGCCYDGITAAEGPFGQGCPTVQTCNDTKYGCCSDGVSAATGPENQGCPESHCKETLFGCCPDGIIAAEGNDFEGCKKPCSETEFGCCPDNETAASGKDNIGCCNVTEFGCCPDGIKPASGPNEEGCEEEITSVTPLTEEYETTTVQEDCANTTYGCCPDGISTATGTNFAGCGVINVENCTISYFGCCPDAASPALGPNNYGCHMPCENSTYGCCDDGSTPAHGPNREGCCLSTPFKCCPDNILPARGPDFYGCGCQYSRFGCCPDNSTAARGPNNEGCGCKYTPNGCCPNRFTPATGPNYEGCPCYTYQFGCCPDGVTIAKGPHGQGCGCENTEFKCCSDGRTPAKGPNFAGCTCDTSKYGCCPDGVEEAQGENFEGCLSVPSTPGAACALEKDRGPCRDFTVKWYFDTEYGGCSRFWYGGCEGNENRFKTQEECKQVCVQPKGKDSCNLPKISGPCEGYFPTWYYDSGRKQCGQFVYGGCLGNANKFKTKEECEELCVTPDDLDPCEQSKEPGPCEGNFTKWYFNAESQACEQFRYGGCKGNDNNFATEIACHQQCLQPGRTRVKLTDVCRLEKDPGPCPGSVLRWYYDAVRQMCSQFVYGGCKGNANRFLTRAACEQRCPVKEQDTCLLPALLGECHNYTQRWYYDSYEQQCRQFYYGGCGGNENNFVTEQDCFNRCQTTTSTITPSEEDGFRPDFCFLSKYTGQCSEEHVKWFYDSGDGVCKQFVYSGCQSNGNNFDSHEECEYRCGDVQDPCTLPKVIGPCNGVVRQYYYDHQSDSCYEFEYSGCQGNKNRFQDKESCERKCQKHVQTETPANVTVVPIVSVETASKNPICYKTVDPGSCNGDITAYYYDSHNQLCQAFIYGGCEGNANRFQTEEQCERLCGKFHGQDMCNLPVDSGVCRGSFAKYYYDYVNRVCREFLYGGCEGNANRFSTMAECESICIHHEEPVPPGNGTSLSSLSICKEPVDTGSCASGRHDYTKRFYFDDEQQTCRGFIYTGCGGNRNRFKTFESCINTCLTSKSTTNEIDSEENKKDPCAEAREECNMIRCPYGKEEFVDSQDCGRCRCVDPCRTQICPDDTKCAITLVGTEDGTEYRGVCRSVTKPGRCPSVSNSTRCEQECLTDADCAGEMKCCNNGCGASCLEPAVDEVQSTTPRPVITARPVGSEPASIKPPEEPNVSAQEGGYVTLKCVAFGHPKPTITWRKGTMLIAASESRRRILLDGSLQIINLDRYDGGTYVCTADNGLGPPVRVEYQLVVTEPRELAAAIIGEPNTSVTVTMNSPISLHCYAWGWPRPFVTWWQGDRMLPLSSEIYEQDSDYTLLIRTVTLPTLGVYTCQAFNAIGRAASWSVVLQAVGPVYNINPEYEQYLKYLVDPPKKDENILYPYRPNRTQTTDFHTYGIVYTTRQTHISTVNPIGYTTLDFGSRFRVPVTANISIGQNQFPEGSDVTIACNVDGYPIPRVFWYKDNELIHQNNRIQITDLNRLVISDANREDSGQYRCEANNDYSSAFAMVDIQVAGIFIHPNCQDNSFFAKCDLIVKARYCTHKYYAKFCCRSCTEAGQLPSRGPHLNTSRRRRRYILKNLV, from the exons GAATGTCCCGGTGAACCGAAGGACTTCCGAGCAGAGCAGTGCGCCGAATTCAACAACGTTCCGTTCGAAGGAATTCACTATGA TTGGATTCCGTACACCGGCGGGCCGAACAAGTGCGAATTGAATTGCATGCCGCGCGGCGAGCGTTTCTTCTACAGGCACAAACAGATGGTGATCGACGGGACGCCATGCGAGATCGAGAAGAACGACGTCTGTGTCGGAGGCAAATGCATG CACGTCGGATGTGACATGATGCTTGGAAGCGACGTGAAGGAGGATGCATGCAGAGAATGCGGTGGTGATGGATCCAACTGTAACACCGTTTCCGGTTTATTCGATACCGACGATCTTCAAGTGG GATACATCGATATTATACTGATCCCGCAGGCTGCAACAAACGtgattataaaagaaatcaaacCGTCGAACAATTATCTAG CTATTAGAAACACTTCAGGCAGTTATTATCTAAATGGAAACTGGAGGATAGATTTTCCACGAAGCTTAAAATTTGCCGGAACCATATTCCATTATTCGAGAGATCCGCAAGGTTTCTCGGCACCCGATACCATTACCGCCTTAGGGCCGACGAGTGAACCAATTTACGTGGTG CTTTTGTATCAAGACCACAATGTCGGCGTGCATTACGAGTATAGCGTGCCGAAGAGAATCTCGCAGCAAAATGATGCGGATAGCTACACATGGATAACCGATGAATTTTCCAGCTGCAGTGCGACTTGTGGCGGAG GTTACCAATCGAGACGAGTGGCCTGCGTACGAAGAAGGGACAGGCAACCGGTGGATGAGAGCCTTTGCGATCCACAGATGGAACCAGATACAACCGACGCCTGTAACGTGGATCCATGTCCACCTGTGTGGGTGGAGGGCGAGTGGGGTCCTTGTAGCAAGCATTGCGGCGAAGGAGGTGAGCAGAGCAGAGGGATCAAATGCGAACAGGTCATCTCTGGTGGAATCCCTACGGTGGTGGACGATAGTCAGTGTCTGGAGAAGGTGGGACCAAAAGGGCCGACCAAACAGGAGTGTAACAAGAACGTGACGTGCCCACAATTTCACGTTGGACCCTGGAAACCG TGTGATCATTTATGCGGTCCGGGGAAGCAAACGAGAAAAGTGACGTGTTACATGAAGGTGAACGGAAAGATTCAACTGCTGAAGGATCAGGCCTGCGAGGGAGAGGTTCCCAAGTCTGAGAAACCTTGCGAATTGAGACCTTGCGCCGGCCTCGACTGGGTCACGTCGGATTGGAGTGGA TGCGACGACAAATGTGGTCTGACTGAAGAGACCAGGACCACGTACTGCGCTACTCAAGATGGGACCGTTTATCCGGACGAAAAATGCGACGCTGAAAAGAAGCCGGAATTGACGCGAGATTGCGAAGCTGAAAAGGATTGCGAATTCCTCTGGTTCGCCTCTCAATGGAGCGAT TGTTCAGCGAAATGTGGGTCAGGTGTACAGACACGCAAGGTGTTCTGTGGCACGTTCGATGATGAAACGGTGAAGAAAGTGCCAGACGAGAAGTGCGACGCAGACAAGAAAttcaacgaaacgaagaacTGCACCGCCAAGGAAGAGTGCAAAGGTGAATGGTTCGCTGGTCCGTGGAGCAAg TGCTCGAAACCGTGTGGTGGTGGCACGATGAACCGCAAGGTGATTTGCATGAAAGCCAACATGACGGTCACATTGAGCAACTGCGACTCTAATACGATCATATTCTCCATGGAAAATTGCAACAATCAAGCCTGCGAAGAAG ACGAGGTGATACCAATGCAACCAGAGAAAATCCCAGATCTCACTGAAGAGGACGAAGAGTGCGAGGTGTACGAGGATGAAAACTTCGTGACTGTCTCTTCGAGCTTGACACCTAGC GATAAATCTAGTAAAATGTTAGATCTTACGGAAGCAACTCCTCTGAGCTCGCCAGATATGGGTGATACTACCGGAAGCGACATATATGATAAAATGCAAGGGGATGCCGGATATACCAGGGGCGACATATCTCCTGGAGAAATGGAAACGGGTGAAGGAAGTGGGACAGATTTCACggatatatacacatacacatcAGGGTTTGAATCGACGTTCGAGGGCAGTGGAACCAACGAGGTAACCGAAGATGGTGAACTGTTTGCAACGGAATTTGGAATGACGGAAATCGGCGTGACTGAAGAGATCGAATCCACCATGGATTCTACTGACGAATCGACAGTTGAATCGATGACTGAGTCTGATG GTACGGATATGACAACTGAGTCTGGTGCAACTGAAGAAACAACAACTGGATCGAGTGACGAGACTACCGAAATGCTAGAGAGTACTGAGAGTGGACCAACCGAGGCCACGGAATCCACTGAATCGGGCCCAACCACATCTTCGTCGGAAACCGAAAGCACGGTTACTGAACAGACCATTTCAATAGAAATGACCCCTACCGAGGAATCTG CAGTTACGTTCGAGACAACATCAGAAGTAGAAGAAACGGGTATGACTGGAGAAACAACAGAATCAGGTGCCACCGAAGAAAGTACCGAATCAGGATCAACAGAACCAACGATGTCTACGGAATCAGGAGCTACAGAAGAAACCACAGAATCTGGTGTAACGACAGAAAGTACGCCAATAGAAATCACTGAGTCTACAGAATCTGGAGCTACGACAGAGTCTGGAGCTACGACAGAGCCTGGAGCTACGACAGAGTCTGGAGCTACGACAGAGTCTGGAGCTACGACAGAGACTGGAGCTACGACAGAGTCTGGAGCTACGACAGAGTCTGGAGCTACGACAGAGCCTGGAGCTACGGAAATCACTGAATCAACAGAATCTGGAGCTACGGAAGTCACTGAATCAACAGAATCTGGAGCCACGACAGAATCTGGAGCTACAACAGAATCTGGAGCTACAACAGAATCCGGAGCCACAACAGAATCCGGGGCCACAACAGAATCTGGAACCACGATAGAATCTGGAGCTACAACAGAATCTGGAGCCACGACAGAATCTGGAGCTACAACAGAGTCTGGAGCCACGACAGAATCTGGAGCTACAACAGAATCAACAGAATCTGGAGCAACTACTGAAACCACGGAATCTGGTCCGACAGAAACTACCGAATCTGGCATGACAACAGAATCTGGTATGACTACAGAACctggcaaaacaacaacagaACAAACGACAGTTTCCGGCGAGACCACCGAATCTGGCGCCACGACCGAATCAGGAGAAACTACAGAGTCTGGTGCAACCACTGAGAGCGGCGAAACCACTGTGTCTGGCGTAACTGATACTACTGTTTCTGGATTGACACCGGTCACTGAGGAAGCAAAATCGGAAGTAACTGAGAAGATAGACAGAC tATACGGATTCTGGACGACCATTGGCCCAGAAGAAACCACGCGCAAGCATCGCGTGTGCAAAGTGCTGAGGAAGAAGACCTGCAAGGCCTCGCCCTTCGGTTGCTGTTACGATGGAATTACTGCGGCTGAAGGACCGTTTGGCCAAGGATGTCCCACGGTACAGACTTGCAACGACACTAAATACGGTTGTTGTTCGGATGGAGTGTCTGCAGCCACTGGTCCGGAGAACCAAGGTTGTCCCGAATCACACTGCAAGGAAACGTTGTTCGGTTGTTGTCCTGATGGAATTATCGCTGCTGAGGGCAACGACTTCGAGGGATGCAAGAAACCTTGCAGCGAAACAGA atttgGATGTTGTCCGGATAACGAGACTGCAGCTAGCGGAAAGGATAATATCGGATGCTGCAATGTCACTGAATTTGGTTGCTGTCCTGATGGAATTAAGCCTGCTTCTGGACCAAATGAAGAAG GTTGCGAAGAGGAAATTACTTCTGTCACACCTCTCACAGAAGAGTATGAAACAACTACAGTACAGGAAGATTGCGCAAATACCACCTACGGATGTTGTCCGGATGGTATTTCGACTGCTACTGGCACAAATTTCGCAGGATGCGGTGTTATCAATGTAGAGAACTGCACTATATCGTACTTTGGATGTTGTCCTGATGCTGCCTCACCAG CTTTGGGTCCTAACAACTATGGCTGCCACATGCCCTGCGAAAACAGCACTTATGGCTGTTGCGATGACGGTAGCACTCCTGCTCATGGTCCAAACAGAGAGGGTTGTTGTCTGTCGACACCGTTCAAGTGCTGTCCAGACAACATACTTCCAGCTCGTGGTCCAGATTTCTACGGTTGTGGCTGCCAATACTCGAGATTCGGATGCTGTCCAGATAACAGCACTGCTGCTCGTGGTCCAAACAACGAGGGCTGCGGTTGCAAGTATACACCTAATGGTTGCTGTCCTAACCGCTTCACCCCGGCCACAGGACCAAATTACGAAGGCTGTCCGTGTTATACGTATCAGTTTGGTTGCTGCCCTGATGGTGTCACCATCGCTAAAGGACCTCATGGACAAG GCTGCGGTTGTGAGAATACAGAATTCAAGTGCTGCTCAGATGGAAGAACTCCAGCAAAGGGTCCAAACTTCGCTGGATGCACTTGTGACACCTCGAAGTATGGATGTTGTCCCGATGGGGTGGAAGAAGCTCAAGGAGAAAACTTCGAGGGCTGTCTGTCTGTTCCATCTACTCCTGGTGCAGCGTGTGCTTTGGAGAAGGATAGAGGACCATGCCGGGACTTCACCGTCAAATGGTACTTCGACACAGAGTATGGTGGTTGCTCGCGGTTCTGGTATGGAGGCTGCGAGGGTAACGAGAATCGATTCAAAACGCAGGAAGAATGTAAGCAAGTGTGTGTGCAGCCCAAAGGAAAAG ATTCATGTAACCTGCCGAAAATCTCTGGGCCCTGTGAGGGCTACTTCCCTACTTGGTATTACGACTCTGGGAGGAAACAGTGTGGTCAATTTGTCTATGGCGGTTGTCTCGGAAacgcgaataaatttaaaacgaaagaagaatgtGAAGAGCTTTGTGTCACTCCCGATGATTTGG ACCCGTGCGAACAGTCGAAAGAGCCAGGTCCCTGCGAAGGCAACTTCACCAAATGGTATTTCAACGCAGAATCGCAAGCCTGCGAGCAATTCCGCTATGGTGGATGCAAAGGAAATGATAACAACTTCGCGACGGAAATCGCTTGCCACCAACAATGCTTGCAACCAGGGAGGACACGAG TAAAACTGACAGACGTGTGCCGCCTGGAGAAAGATCCGGGCCCTTGTCCGGGCTCTGTGTTACGCTGGTATTATGACGCCGTGCGTCAGATGTGTAGCCAATTTGTTTACGGCGGTTGTAAAGGCAATGCCAATAGATTCCTTACACGTGCTGCCTGTGAGCAGCGCTGCCCCGTAAAAG AGCAAGACACCTGCCTCTTGCCCGCGCTTTTGGGAGAATGCCACAATTATACTCAACGATGGTACTACGATTCGTACGAACAACAATGTAGACAATTTTACTATGGTGGTTGCGGCGGGAAcgagaataattttgttaccGAACAAGATTGCTTTAACAGGTGCCAAACTACTACTAGCACCATCACACCATCGGAAGAGGACGGATTTAGACCAG ATTTCTGCTTCCTTTCGAAGTATACCGGTCAATGCTCCGAAGAACACGTCAAATGGTTCTACGACAGCGGCGATGGTGTCTGCAAGCAATTTGTGTATAGCGGCTGCCAGAgcaatggaaataatttcgacAGTCACGAAGAGTGCGAATATCGATGTGGAGATGTTCAAG ATCCATGCACTCTACCCAAAGTCATCGGTCCCTGCAATGGTGTCGTTAGACAATACTACTACGACCATCAATCAGATTCTTGCTACGAATTCGAATATAGCGGTTGCCAGGGTAATAAGAATCGTTTCCAGGATAAAGAATCCTGCGAAAGGAAGTGTCAGAAACATGTTCAAACAGAAACACCTGCAAATGTTACTGTCGTACCTATTGTATCGGTTGAAACTGCCTCGAAGAATCCGATTTGTTACAAGACTGTCGATCCTGGCTCTTGCAATGGCGATATCACCGCTTATTACTATGATTCACACAATCAGTTGTGTCAGGCGTTTATCTATGGCGGCTGTGAAGGAAACGCGAATAGGTTCCAGACGGAAGAACAGTGCGAACGTCTTTGCGGAAAATTCCATGGTCAAG aTATGTGTAATCTACCAGTGGATTCTGGCGTTTGTAGAGGCTCTTTCGCCAAATACTACTACGATTATGTCAATCGCGTTTGTCGCGAGTTTCTGTACGGCGGATGTGAAGGCAACGCGAATAGATTCAGCACGATGGCAGAGTGTGAATCGATTTGCATTCATCACGAAGAACCCGTGCCACCTGGAAACGGTACCAGCCTCTCAAGCTTGT CGATTTGCAAAGAACCGGTCGACACAGGATCTTGTGCTTCGGGTCGACATGATTATACCAAGCGATTCTATTTCGACGACGAACAACAAACATGTCGAGGGTTCATTTATACTGGATGCGGTGGAAATCGTAACAGATTCAAGACCTTCGAGTCTTGCATTAACACTTGTCTTACCAGTAAGTCGA CTACTAACGAGATCGACTCcgaagagaataaaaaggaTCCTTGTGCGGAAGCTCGCGAGGAATGCAATATGATTCGTTGTCCTTACGGCAAAGAGGAGTTCGTAGATTCTCAGGATTGCGGACGATGTCGTTGCGTGGATCCTTGCAGGACACAGATTTGTCCGGATGACACCAAATGTGCCATTACTCTGGTTGGTACCGAGGATGGCACCGAATACAGAGGAGTTTGTAGATCAG ttaCGAAACCAGGCCGCTGTCCGAGCGTATCGAACAGCACAAGATGCGAACAGGAATGTCTCACAGACGCTGATTGCGCCGGAGAAATGAAATGTTGTAACAATGGCTGCGGCGCTTCCTGTCTTGAACCGGCTGTCGATGAAGTTCAATCGACTACTCCGCGACCGGTAATCACTGCACGGCCGGTTGGTTCGGAACCAGCCTCGATCAAACCACCGGAAGAACCAAACGTTAGCGCTCAGGAGGGTGGCTATGTGACATTGAAGTGTGTTGCTTTCGGGCATCCAAAACCAACCATTACATGGAGGAAGGGCACAATGCTG ATTGCAGCTTCAGAGAGCAGGCGTCGCATATTGCTGGATGGTTCTCTTCAGATCATTAATTTAGACCGATACGACGGTGGAACTTATGTCTGCACAGCTGACAATGGTTTAGGACCACCGGTAAGAGTGGAATACCAATTGGTGGTCACAG AGCCCAGAGAACTGGCTGCGGCTATCATTGGAGAGCCTAACACTAGCGTGACGGTGACCATGAACTCGCCCATATCTCTGCACTGCTACGCGTGGGGTTGGCCTAGGCCTTTTGTCACTTGGTGGCAAGGCGATCGCATGTTACCACTGTCTTCGGAAATTTACGAACAGGATTCCGACTACACACTTTTAATTCGAACCGTCACGCTGCCCACGTTGGGCGTTTACACGTGTCAAGCGTTTAACGCGATTGGCAGAGCTGCCTCTTGGTCGGTAGTATTGCAAGCTGTCGGTCCAGTGTACAACATCAATCCCGAATACGAACAATATCTCAAGTATCTGGTCGATCCTCCTAAAAAAGATGAGAATATTCTGTATCCCTATAGACCTAACAGAACTCAAACTACTGACTTTCATACCTATGGAATTGTGTACACGACCAGACAAACACATATTTCCACGGTCAATCCTATTGGATATACTACTTTGGACTTTGGTTCGAGGTTCAGAG TGCCTGTCACGGCCAACATATCGATAGGACAAAACCAATTCCCAGAAGGTAGTGACGTTACTATCGCTTGTAACGTCGATGGATATCCGATTCCTCGAGTATTTTGGTACAAAGATAACGAGCTGATTCACCAAAACAATCGAATTCAAATTACTG atTTGAACAGACTTGTGATCAGCGACGCAAATCGAGAAGACTCTGGTCAATACCGTTGCGAAGCGAACAACGATTATTCGTCTGCTTTTGCGATGGTGGACATACAAGTTGCTG GAATCTTCATTCACCCTAATTGCCAGGACAATTCGTTCTTCGCGAAGTGTGACCTGATCGTGAAAGCAAGATACTGTACGCACAAATACTATGCGAAGTTCTGCTGCCGATCCTGTACCGAGGCCGGCCAGCTTCCTTCCAGAGGGCCTCACCTGAACACATCGAGAAGGAGGCGAAGGTACATCCTGAAGAATCTCGTCTAA